The Corynebacterium camporealensis genome contains a region encoding:
- the carA gene encoding glutamine-hydrolyzing carbamoyl-phosphate synthase small subunit, which yields MTDNIPAILVLADGRTFHGYGFGATGTTLGEAVFTTGMTGYQETMTDPSYHRQLVVTAAPQIGNTGWNDEDNESHDNQIWVAGLIIRDLAKRVSNWRAARSLPEEMEKQGIIGIRGIDTRTLVRHLRNDGSIAAGIFSGEAAERPVEELIEEVKGQESMKGADLSAQVSTQDNYTVPAEGEKKYTVVAYDMGIKTATPRNFAKYGIETIVVPAGTSFEKIQELNPDGVFVSNGPGDPATADEMVNVVRDVLAAKIPFFGICFGNQILGRALGLDTYKMKFGHRGINVPVRNQLTGKIDITSQNHGFALASPSGKENPAGEKFDSDFGPAVVTHTCLNDNTIEGVALESGLAYSVQYHPESAAGPHDANPLFEQFVELMDANPQNK from the coding sequence GTGACTGACAATATCCCAGCAATTCTCGTGCTCGCTGACGGTCGTACCTTCCACGGCTACGGCTTCGGCGCTACCGGCACGACTCTGGGCGAGGCCGTCTTTACCACCGGTATGACGGGCTACCAAGAGACCATGACCGACCCGTCCTACCACCGCCAGCTAGTCGTTACTGCTGCACCGCAGATTGGCAACACCGGCTGGAACGATGAGGACAACGAGTCCCACGACAACCAGATTTGGGTCGCTGGTCTGATTATCCGCGACCTGGCTAAGCGCGTCTCTAACTGGCGTGCTGCTCGCTCCCTGCCAGAAGAGATGGAAAAGCAGGGCATCATCGGTATCCGCGGCATCGATACCCGTACCCTGGTGCGCCACCTGCGCAACGACGGCTCCATTGCCGCTGGCATCTTTAGCGGTGAGGCTGCCGAGCGCCCGGTCGAGGAACTTATCGAAGAAGTAAAGGGCCAGGAGTCCATGAAGGGTGCTGACCTGTCCGCACAGGTTTCTACCCAGGACAACTACACCGTCCCGGCAGAGGGCGAGAAGAAGTACACCGTAGTTGCTTACGACATGGGTATTAAGACTGCGACCCCGCGCAACTTTGCCAAGTACGGCATTGAGACCATCGTCGTTCCGGCAGGTACTTCCTTCGAGAAGATTCAGGAACTGAACCCGGATGGCGTCTTCGTCTCCAACGGCCCGGGTGACCCGGCAACTGCCGATGAGATGGTCAACGTCGTCCGCGACGTGCTGGCCGCCAAGATTCCTTTCTTCGGCATCTGCTTCGGCAACCAGATTCTGGGCCGCGCACTGGGTCTGGATACCTACAAGATGAAGTTCGGCCACCGCGGCATTAACGTCCCGGTCCGCAACCAACTGACCGGCAAGATTGACATCACCTCCCAGAACCACGGCTTCGCCCTGGCCAGCCCGTCGGGTAAGGAAAACCCAGCAGGGGAGAAGTTCGACTCTGACTTCGGCCCGGCTGTGGTGACCCACACCTGCTTGAACGACAACACCATCGAAGGTGTCGCACTGGAAAGTGGTCTGGCCTACTCGGTGCAGTACCACCCGGAATCTGCTGCCGGCCCGCACGATGCCAACCCGCTGTTCGAGCAGTTCGTGGAACTGATGGACGCGAACCCGCAGAACAAGTAA
- the carB gene encoding carbamoyl-phosphate synthase large subunit, translated as MPKRNDINHVLVIGSGPIVIGQACEFDYSGTQACRVLKEEGLRVTLVNSNPATIMTDPEFADHTYVEPIDPEYIEKILQKEIEEGHPIDAVLATLGGQTALNAAVQLDRLGVLDKYDIELIGADIDAIERGEDRQKFKDIVESIGGSSARSRVCHNMDEVHETVEELGLPVVVRPSFTMGGLGSGLAFDNEDLDRIAGGGLAASPEANVLIEESILGWKEFELELMRDGDDNVVVIASIENVDALGVHTGDSVTVAPALTLTDREFQEMRDLGIAIIREVGVDTGGCNIQFAVNPDDGRIIVIEMNPRVSRSSALASKATGFPIAKLAAKLAIGYTLDEVQNDITGVTPAAFEPTLDYVIVKAPRFAFEKFPGADDTLTTTMKSVGEAMGIGRNYIAALNKVLRSLENKPNGFWTKPDEYFAGERATDVDAVLEDLKRPTEGRIYDMELALRLGATIEQLHEASEVDPWFLAELKALVDFREKLASAPVLDAELLREAKIFGLSDAQIAAVRTEFDGENGVRSLRWSLGIRPVYKTVDTCAGEFEAQTPYHYSAYELDPNAESEVAEQKDREKVIILGSGPNRIGQGIEFDYSCVHAALELSEQGYETVMVNCNPETVSTDYDTADRLYFEPLTFEDVMEIYHAESVSGTVAGVIVQLGGQTPLGLAERLEAAGVPVVGTTPGAINLAEDRGEFGKVLEEAKLPAPDFGTATSFAEAREVAVKIGYPVLVRPSYVLGGRGMEIVYDETALEDYIERATELSPEHPVLVDRFLDSALEIDVDALCDGEDVYLGGVMEHIEEAGIHSGDSACALPPMTLGPEDIDKVREATRKLAEGIGVKGLMNVQYALKDDTLYVIEANPRASRTVPFVSKATGVPLAKAASRVMFGDSIAHLQEEGMLPTDYDGGSLPIEHPIAVKEAVLPFNRFRRPDGKLLDTLLSPEMKSTGEVMGLASNFGAAYAKAETAAFGELPVEGTVFVSVANRDKRTLIFPIQRLARMGYNLVATSGTAQMLRRNGIDCEVAVKVSEATEDQESIVDQILAGKVDLILNTPAGSAGARHDGYEIRSAAVNVGIPLVTTVQGVTAAVQGIEALRAGNLTVRSLQELEHGPNA; from the coding sequence ATGCCAAAGCGCAACGACATCAACCACGTCCTGGTTATCGGCTCCGGCCCGATTGTGATCGGCCAGGCCTGCGAGTTCGACTACTCCGGTACCCAGGCATGCCGCGTGCTCAAGGAAGAAGGCCTGCGCGTCACGCTGGTCAACTCCAACCCGGCAACGATTATGACCGACCCGGAATTCGCCGACCACACCTACGTCGAGCCGATTGATCCGGAATACATTGAAAAGATTCTGCAGAAGGAAATTGAGGAGGGCCATCCGATTGACGCGGTGCTGGCAACACTCGGTGGCCAAACTGCACTGAATGCTGCTGTCCAGCTGGACCGTTTGGGCGTGCTGGATAAGTACGACATCGAGCTCATTGGTGCTGACATCGACGCTATTGAGCGCGGTGAGGACCGCCAGAAGTTCAAGGACATCGTCGAATCCATCGGCGGTTCCTCGGCACGTTCTCGCGTGTGCCACAACATGGACGAAGTCCACGAGACCGTCGAAGAACTCGGCCTGCCGGTCGTGGTTCGCCCATCCTTCACTATGGGCGGCCTGGGCTCTGGTCTGGCCTTCGACAACGAGGACCTCGACCGTATTGCCGGTGGCGGCCTGGCAGCTTCGCCGGAAGCTAACGTCCTGATTGAAGAATCCATCCTCGGCTGGAAGGAATTTGAGCTCGAGCTCATGCGCGACGGCGACGACAACGTCGTGGTCATTGCGTCTATCGAAAACGTCGACGCCCTGGGCGTGCACACCGGTGACTCGGTGACTGTCGCACCGGCACTGACCCTGACCGACCGCGAGTTCCAGGAGATGCGTGACCTGGGTATTGCGATTATTCGCGAGGTCGGCGTCGATACCGGTGGCTGTAACATCCAGTTCGCCGTGAACCCGGATGACGGCCGCATCATCGTTATTGAGATGAACCCGCGTGTGTCCCGTTCCTCGGCACTGGCTTCGAAGGCAACTGGCTTCCCAATTGCGAAGCTTGCTGCCAAGTTGGCCATTGGCTACACCCTGGACGAGGTTCAAAACGACATCACCGGTGTCACCCCGGCGGCTTTCGAGCCGACCCTGGACTACGTCATCGTCAAGGCTCCGCGCTTTGCCTTTGAGAAGTTCCCGGGTGCCGATGACACCTTGACCACCACCATGAAGTCCGTTGGTGAGGCCATGGGCATTGGCCGCAACTACATCGCCGCTCTGAACAAGGTACTGCGTTCCTTGGAAAACAAGCCAAATGGTTTCTGGACCAAGCCGGATGAGTACTTCGCAGGCGAGCGTGCCACCGATGTCGATGCTGTGCTGGAGGACCTCAAGCGTCCGACCGAAGGCCGTATCTACGACATGGAGCTGGCACTGCGCCTGGGTGCGACTATCGAGCAGCTCCACGAGGCCTCCGAGGTCGACCCGTGGTTCCTGGCAGAGCTCAAGGCTCTGGTCGATTTCCGCGAGAAGCTGGCTTCTGCACCAGTCCTGGATGCAGAACTGCTGCGCGAGGCGAAGATCTTCGGGCTGTCCGATGCCCAGATTGCCGCCGTGCGCACCGAGTTCGACGGTGAGAATGGCGTGCGCTCTCTGCGCTGGTCGCTGGGTATCCGCCCGGTCTACAAGACTGTTGATACCTGTGCTGGTGAGTTCGAGGCACAGACCCCGTACCACTACTCGGCTTATGAGCTGGACCCGAACGCAGAGTCCGAGGTCGCTGAGCAGAAGGACCGCGAGAAGGTCATCATCTTGGGCTCTGGTCCGAACCGCATCGGCCAGGGCATCGAGTTCGACTACTCCTGTGTCCACGCTGCACTCGAGCTGTCCGAGCAGGGCTATGAGACCGTTATGGTCAACTGCAACCCAGAGACCGTGTCCACTGACTACGACACCGCAGATCGCCTGTACTTTGAGCCGCTGACTTTCGAAGACGTCATGGAGATCTACCACGCTGAGTCGGTCTCAGGCACTGTTGCTGGTGTCATCGTCCAGCTGGGCGGTCAGACCCCGCTGGGCCTGGCAGAGCGCCTCGAAGCAGCTGGCGTTCCAGTCGTCGGTACCACCCCAGGTGCTATCAACCTGGCTGAGGACCGCGGCGAATTCGGCAAGGTCCTGGAAGAAGCCAAGCTGCCGGCACCGGACTTCGGTACCGCTACCTCGTTTGCTGAGGCACGCGAGGTCGCAGTCAAGATTGGTTACCCGGTCCTGGTGCGCCCGTCCTACGTCCTGGGCGGTCGCGGCATGGAAATTGTCTACGACGAGACTGCACTCGAGGACTACATCGAGCGCGCCACCGAGCTCTCCCCAGAGCACCCGGTGCTGGTGGATCGATTCCTGGACTCCGCACTGGAGATCGACGTCGACGCACTCTGCGATGGCGAGGATGTCTACTTGGGCGGCGTGATGGAGCACATCGAGGAAGCCGGTATTCACTCCGGTGACTCCGCGTGTGCACTGCCGCCGATGACTCTGGGACCAGAGGACATCGACAAGGTACGTGAGGCTACCCGCAAGCTGGCCGAAGGCATTGGCGTTAAGGGCCTGATGAACGTGCAGTACGCACTCAAGGACGACACATTGTATGTCATTGAGGCCAACCCGCGTGCATCTCGTACCGTGCCGTTTGTCTCCAAGGCCACTGGCGTGCCGCTGGCGAAGGCTGCATCGCGTGTGATGTTCGGCGATTCGATTGCCCACCTGCAAGAAGAAGGCATGCTGCCAACCGATTACGACGGTGGCTCGCTGCCGATTGAGCACCCGATTGCGGTCAAGGAAGCAGTGTTGCCGTTTAACCGCTTCCGCCGCCCAGACGGCAAGCTGCTGGATACTCTGCTCTCGCCAGAGATGAAGTCCACCGGTGAGGTCATGGGCCTGGCAAGCAACTTCGGTGCCGCTTATGCCAAGGCAGAAACCGCTGCCTTTGGTGAGCTGCCGGTGGAGGGCACGGTGTTCGTCTCGGTAGCTAACCGCGACAAGCGCACCCTGATCTTCCCGATTCAGCGCCTGGCACGCATGGGCTACAACCTGGTTGCTACCTCCGGTACCGCACAGATGTTGCGTCGCAACGGCATCGACTGCGAGGTTGCCGTGAAGGTGTCTGAGGCAACTGAGGACCAGGAATCCATCGTCGATCAGATTCTGGCCGGCAAGGTCGACCTGATTCTGAACACCCCGGCTGGTTCGGCAGGTGCACGACATGATGGCTACGAGATTCGCTCTGCTGCCGTGAACGTCGGCATTCCGCTGGTGACCACCGTGCAGGGTGTTACCGCTGCCGTACAGGGCATTGAGGCTCTGCGCGCAGGTAACCTGACTGTCCGTTCGCTGCAGGAGCTTGAGCATGGCCCCAACGCCTAA
- a CDS encoding YbjN domain-containing protein: MSNNDNNLPQVTLDRVIEAMRTFDIELTPVEGRYDAATANLNGLPCLFALLDSVLIVRCDVPTDAVYTQADAGLFLAANQINSVSFGARAVITEHENNLVVRSERDVPIAAGMNDEQLATAIQGAVDGVIGAQDAMVSAAEEMAKLGSDSAKQAGESTE; the protein is encoded by the coding sequence ATGAGCAATAACGACAACAATCTGCCACAGGTAACCCTCGACCGCGTGATCGAGGCAATGCGCACCTTCGATATTGAGCTCACCCCAGTCGAGGGCCGCTACGATGCCGCTACGGCGAACCTCAACGGCCTGCCTTGCCTGTTCGCACTGCTGGACTCTGTCCTCATCGTGCGTTGCGACGTGCCTACCGACGCCGTCTACACCCAGGCTGATGCTGGACTCTTCCTGGCTGCTAACCAGATCAACTCGGTCTCCTTCGGCGCCCGCGCCGTTATCACCGAGCACGAGAACAACCTGGTCGTCCGCAGCGAGCGCGACGTCCCGATTGCCGCTGGTATGAACGACGAGCAGCTGGCCACCGCCATCCAGGGCGCTGTCGATGGTGTCATCGGTGCCCAGGACGCCATGGTCTCTGCCGCCGAAGAAATGGCGAAGCTCGGCTCCGACTCCGCCAAGCAAGCCGGCGAAAGCACTGAGTAA
- a CDS encoding YbjN domain-containing protein, which translates to MSEQPELIPDTPVEPVTLERIGEIFESENLEFRIEDQQVSEEETVRILRTGFSNTAIAMQVREKTLVVDSVWRGNVPASEGPALLMTLNQWNQQHFAPTLRFFESQDQVLAVSGVREMNFAHGASRNQIGAFIMSTLDSILQSFAYIEEQYPQLVTWEEHNHEQ; encoded by the coding sequence GTGTCTGAACAACCAGAACTCATCCCGGATACCCCGGTAGAGCCGGTAACGCTCGAACGCATCGGTGAGATCTTCGAATCCGAGAACCTGGAATTTCGCATTGAAGACCAGCAGGTCAGCGAAGAAGAAACCGTGCGTATCCTGCGCACCGGCTTTTCCAATACCGCTATTGCAATGCAGGTTCGTGAAAAGACCCTCGTGGTCGACTCCGTATGGCGCGGCAACGTGCCAGCGTCTGAGGGCCCTGCCCTGCTGATGACGCTGAACCAGTGGAATCAGCAGCACTTCGCCCCGACCCTGCGCTTCTTTGAAAGCCAGGACCAGGTGCTTGCCGTATCCGGTGTGCGTGAGATGAACTTCGCCCACGGTGCATCCCGCAACCAGATCGGCGCCTTTATTATGTCGACTTTAGATTCCATTCTGCAGTCCTTCGCCTACATCGAAGAGCAGTACCCGCAGCTGGTGACCTGGGAGGAGCACAACCATGAGCAATAA
- a CDS encoding dihydroorotase: MSNYPETGRLSAPADTTLRIDNIRPYGEGDPVSVLIEDGCIAAIGPEVAEQSADDVIDGQGNVLLPGLVDMHVHLREPGREDTETIATGSAAAAKGGFTAVFTMANTNPVTDQPVIAESVWAKAQALGLCDVHPVGSITKGLAGKELTEFGMMARSDAKVRMFSDDGKCVADPQLMRRALEYAKGLDVLLAQHAEEPRLTEGAVAHEGETAARLGLRGWPRVAEESIVARDALLARDYGNRVHICHASTTGTVELLKWAKEQDIPLTAEVTPHHLLLTDEKLRTYDGIFRVNPPLREEHDTLALRQALLDGLIDCVATDHAPHGSEDKCVEFENAKPGMLGLESSLAIIAKLFVASGLADWRFVARVMSENPAKITRLPEHGRPVAVGEPANLTIVDPEHPWVSDSTQLASKSENNPFEGEEFGARVTHTILRGRRTFDLQTDSDK, from the coding sequence ATGAGCAATTACCCAGAGACCGGTCGCCTCAGCGCCCCGGCGGATACCACCTTGCGCATCGACAACATTCGCCCTTATGGCGAAGGAGATCCCGTCTCCGTTCTCATCGAAGACGGTTGCATTGCTGCCATCGGCCCAGAGGTCGCCGAGCAGTCTGCCGACGACGTCATTGACGGCCAGGGCAACGTCCTGCTGCCAGGATTGGTCGATATGCACGTGCACCTGCGCGAGCCGGGCCGTGAGGATACTGAGACCATCGCTACGGGTTCCGCAGCCGCTGCCAAGGGTGGCTTTACCGCAGTGTTTACCATGGCTAACACCAACCCGGTCACTGACCAGCCGGTTATTGCAGAGTCGGTCTGGGCGAAGGCCCAGGCACTGGGGCTGTGCGATGTTCACCCGGTTGGCTCTATCACCAAGGGCCTGGCGGGTAAGGAACTGACCGAGTTCGGCATGATGGCACGTTCTGATGCCAAGGTGCGCATGTTCTCCGATGACGGCAAGTGCGTTGCTGACCCGCAACTGATGCGCCGCGCCCTGGAATACGCCAAGGGCTTAGACGTCCTGTTGGCACAGCACGCTGAAGAACCTCGACTGACCGAAGGTGCGGTGGCCCACGAAGGTGAAACCGCAGCACGCCTGGGCCTGCGCGGCTGGCCGCGTGTGGCTGAGGAATCCATCGTTGCTCGCGATGCACTGCTGGCCCGTGACTACGGCAACCGCGTGCACATCTGCCACGCCTCGACCACCGGCACCGTGGAGCTGCTGAAGTGGGCCAAGGAGCAGGATATTCCGCTCACCGCAGAGGTCACCCCGCACCACCTGCTGCTGACCGATGAAAAGCTGCGCACCTACGACGGCATCTTCCGCGTGAACCCGCCGCTGCGCGAAGAGCACGACACCTTGGCGCTGCGCCAGGCACTGCTCGATGGCCTCATTGACTGTGTTGCTACCGACCACGCCCCGCATGGCTCGGAAGACAAGTGCGTGGAGTTCGAAAACGCCAAGCCCGGGATGCTGGGGCTGGAATCCTCGCTGGCAATCATCGCCAAGCTCTTTGTGGCCTCCGGCCTGGCTGACTGGCGCTTTGTTGCCCGCGTGATGTCGGAGAACCCGGCGAAGATCACCCGCCTGCCCGAACACGGTCGCCCGGTTGCTGTTGGTGAGCCTGCCAACCTGACCATCGTCGACCCGGAGCACCCGTGGGTCTCTGATTCGACGCAGCTGGCGTCCAAGTCGGAAAACAACCCCTTTGAGGGCGAAGAGTTTGGCGCACGCGTTACCCATACGATTCTGCGCGGCCGTCGCACCTTCGACTTGCAGACTGATTCCGATAAGTAA
- a CDS encoding aspartate carbamoyltransferase catalytic subunit, producing the protein MKHLLDMADLSRDEIIGLLDEADRFREALLGREVKKLPTLRGRTIYTLFYENSTRTRSSFETAGKWMSADVINLSASSSSVKKGESLKDTGLTLAAIGADAIIMRHPSSGAAQQLAQWVCPDGQGPSVINAGDGSHQHPTQALLDAVTMRQRLDLYGDNAFEGLKVKIVGDCLHSRVVRSNVDLLSTLGAEVTLVAPATLMPTGVEHWPVRINYDFDAELGDADVVMMLRVQQERMQGGFFPSHREYANLFGLSKDRAAAMRKDAMVMHPGPMLRGMEINYAVADYDNTAVLQQVNNGVHARMATLFTLLTNGENAGI; encoded by the coding sequence ATGAAGCACCTACTAGACATGGCGGATCTCTCGCGCGACGAGATTATCGGCCTGCTCGATGAGGCTGACCGCTTCCGCGAAGCCCTGCTGGGCCGCGAGGTCAAAAAGCTGCCGACCCTGCGCGGGCGCACGATTTATACCCTGTTCTATGAAAACTCCACCCGTACCCGCTCGTCTTTTGAGACCGCGGGCAAGTGGATGTCTGCTGATGTTATTAACCTCTCGGCATCGAGCTCGTCGGTGAAGAAGGGCGAGTCCCTCAAAGACACTGGCCTGACCCTGGCTGCGATTGGTGCAGATGCGATTATCATGCGCCACCCATCGTCAGGCGCTGCACAGCAGCTGGCACAGTGGGTCTGCCCGGACGGTCAGGGCCCGTCGGTTATCAACGCCGGCGACGGCTCACACCAACACCCGACCCAGGCCCTGCTGGATGCAGTGACCATGCGCCAGCGGCTGGACCTCTACGGTGACAATGCTTTTGAAGGCCTCAAGGTCAAGATTGTCGGTGACTGCCTGCACTCGCGTGTGGTCCGTTCCAACGTTGACCTGCTGAGCACCCTCGGCGCAGAGGTCACTCTGGTCGCCCCGGCCACCCTCATGCCGACTGGTGTGGAGCATTGGCCAGTGCGGATTAACTATGACTTTGACGCCGAGCTTGGCGATGCTGACGTGGTCATGATGCTGCGTGTCCAGCAAGAGCGCATGCAGGGCGGTTTCTTCCCGTCGCATCGCGAATACGCCAACCTCTTTGGCTTGTCCAAGGACCGTGCGGCGGCGATGCGCAAGGATGCCATGGTCATGCACCCGGGCCCGATGCTGCGCGGTATGGAAATCAACTACGCGGTCGCAGACTACGACAACACGGCAGTACTCCAGCAGGTCAACAACGGTGTGCACGCCCGTATGGCCACCCTGTTTACCCTGCTGACCAACGGCGAGAACGCCGGAATCTAG
- a CDS encoding TIGR01777 family oxidoreductase, which translates to MSLRAQHIVPAPRTEVWEWHTRPGAITRLTPPFSFMTPLQQADSLADGTTILGLPGGLKWIARHDLSRYRSGYSFADVCTNAPMRRLAHWRHDHHFADHDEGTLITDEVDTRLPDGPLQSMFAYRQHQLREDFGFLQRLGDLNDRKLTVAITGSRGTVGRALTAQLTTGGHKVIQLVRKTPKDGQRQWHPNGPRPGLLDGVDVVVHLAGEPIFGRFNDSHKQEIRDSRVEPTRKLAELAARTDGVEAFICASAIGFYGSNRGEEELHEDTSVGDDFLADVVSEWEGACEPARKAGLRVANVRTGVVLSGNGGMMPILRTLFSTGLGGPISDGEFWFSWIALDDLSDIYYRAIVDKRYTGPINAVAPNPLLHRDFVKALAKEIKRPAFLPIPAFGPALLLGKQGARELALADQKVMPTALNDLNHHFRYPDLEPALAHELGGEELRQDS; encoded by the coding sequence GTGAGTTTAAGAGCACAGCACATCGTCCCCGCACCCCGCACCGAGGTGTGGGAGTGGCATACCCGCCCTGGTGCGATTACTCGACTCACCCCACCATTTTCCTTTATGACCCCGCTACAGCAGGCCGACAGCCTGGCTGATGGCACCACCATTTTGGGCCTACCCGGTGGCCTGAAGTGGATCGCGCGCCACGATCTTTCCCGCTATCGCAGCGGCTACAGCTTCGCCGATGTCTGCACGAATGCCCCAATGCGTCGTCTGGCGCACTGGCGCCATGACCACCACTTCGCCGATCATGACGAAGGCACCCTGATTACCGATGAGGTCGACACTCGCCTTCCCGATGGCCCACTGCAGTCCATGTTTGCCTACCGCCAGCACCAGCTGCGCGAGGACTTCGGCTTTCTGCAGCGCCTCGGCGATCTCAACGACCGCAAGCTGACAGTTGCTATTACGGGCTCGCGCGGCACCGTTGGTCGCGCCCTGACTGCACAACTAACAACCGGCGGCCACAAGGTCATTCAGCTCGTCCGCAAGACTCCGAAGGATGGCCAACGCCAGTGGCACCCCAACGGCCCGCGTCCGGGACTGCTCGACGGCGTCGATGTCGTCGTCCATCTTGCGGGCGAGCCCATCTTCGGCCGCTTTAATGACTCGCACAAACAAGAAATCCGCGACTCCCGTGTGGAACCCACGCGCAAGCTTGCCGAACTAGCTGCCCGCACCGACGGCGTCGAAGCGTTTATCTGTGCCTCCGCCATCGGCTTCTACGGCTCTAACCGCGGCGAAGAAGAACTGCACGAAGACACCTCCGTTGGTGACGACTTCCTCGCCGATGTTGTCAGCGAATGGGAAGGCGCCTGCGAACCCGCACGCAAGGCTGGCCTACGCGTAGCCAACGTACGCACCGGCGTGGTGCTCTCTGGCAACGGTGGCATGATGCCCATCCTGCGCACCCTCTTTTCCACAGGCCTTGGCGGCCCGATTTCCGACGGTGAGTTCTGGTTTAGCTGGATCGCACTAGACGACTTGTCTGATATCTACTACCGGGCGATCGTCGATAAGCGCTACACCGGCCCCATCAACGCTGTAGCCCCCAACCCGCTGCTGCACCGGGACTTCGTCAAAGCACTGGCCAAAGAAATCAAGCGCCCTGCCTTCTTGCCCATCCCGGCCTTCGGCCCGGCCCTACTGCTGGGCAAGCAAGGCGCACGCGAGCTCGCCCTGGCCGACCAAAAAGTCATGCCAACTGCACTTAACGACCTCAACCACCACTTCCGCTACCCCGACTTAGAACCTGCCCTAGCACACGAACTCGGTGGCGAAGAACTACGCCAAGACTCCTAA
- the nusB gene encoding transcription antitermination factor NusB: MTEKNKYKRHTARYKARRRAADILYEAENRDMDPVAIVADRVELARKDNQLVAPVAEYTQVIVKGAAEELDEIDETIARYLSDDWEFHRLPAVDRAIMRVAVWELLFNPDVPVATAVVEGVELASEYSNEQAAPYIHAVLDDVAQSRRADNPMAQQDDADSAEFGDIEDAAESENVDSAEEPKSEESTAAAAQPLEPSQLDAGDAQAAEAEKRADEEN; the protein is encoded by the coding sequence TTGACTGAGAAGAACAAGTACAAGCGGCATACCGCGCGCTACAAGGCGCGTCGCCGCGCGGCGGATATTCTCTACGAAGCAGAAAACCGCGACATGGACCCAGTCGCTATCGTGGCTGACCGCGTGGAATTAGCCCGCAAGGACAACCAGCTGGTTGCTCCTGTTGCGGAGTACACCCAGGTCATCGTGAAGGGCGCTGCTGAGGAACTCGACGAAATCGACGAGACCATCGCGCGCTACCTTTCTGACGACTGGGAGTTCCACCGCCTGCCAGCGGTCGACCGCGCCATCATGCGCGTTGCCGTCTGGGAACTGCTGTTTAACCCTGACGTGCCGGTAGCCACCGCCGTGGTTGAAGGCGTAGAGCTGGCCTCGGAGTACTCCAACGAACAGGCCGCACCGTACATCCACGCCGTCCTGGACGATGTCGCACAGTCCCGCCGCGCCGACAACCCCATGGCGCAGCAGGATGACGCCGACTCGGCGGAATTCGGCGACATTGAGGATGCCGCTGAATCTGAGAACGTAGATTCCGCAGAAGAGCCTAAGTCTGAAGAGTCCACGGCAGCGGCAGCGCAGCCGTTGGAGCCTTCGCAGCTGGATGCAGGCGATGCGCAGGCAGCTGAAGCAGAGAAGCGCGCTGACGAAGAGAACTAG
- the pyrR gene encoding bifunctional pyr operon transcriptional regulator/uracil phosphoribosyltransferase PyrR: protein MSGTHKDVETTELLSADDVSRTVARIAHQIIEKTALDSQDASRVLLLGIPSGGVPLARQLAAKISEFSGVDVPWGSLDITLYRDDLRNKPHRALQPTRLPEGGIDGATVVLVDDVLYSGRTIRAALDALSDIGRPDIIQLAVLVDRGHRQLPIRADYVGKNLPTAREEDVMVYNAELDGRDAVVLTRPAEEE, encoded by the coding sequence ATGAGTGGAACGCACAAGGACGTAGAAACAACTGAGCTGCTTAGCGCAGACGATGTTTCGCGTACTGTCGCACGCATCGCGCACCAGATCATTGAGAAAACGGCGCTAGATTCGCAGGACGCCTCCCGGGTGTTGCTGCTGGGAATCCCTTCTGGGGGAGTACCGCTGGCGCGACAATTGGCAGCAAAGATCTCAGAATTTTCCGGCGTGGATGTCCCCTGGGGGTCACTGGACATCACCTTGTACCGCGACGATCTGCGCAACAAACCACATCGCGCACTACAGCCCACCCGCCTGCCTGAAGGTGGCATCGATGGAGCAACGGTAGTGCTGGTCGATGATGTGCTGTATTCCGGCCGCACCATTCGCGCGGCCCTGGATGCACTTTCTGACATCGGCCGCCCCGACATCATCCAACTGGCAGTTCTAGTTGACCGCGGTCATCGTCAGCTGCCCATCCGCGCTGATTACGTAGGTAAGAACCTGCCTACCGCGCGCGAAGAAGACGTCATGGTTTATAACGCCGAGCTGGATGGTCGCGACGCGGTTGTCCTCACCCGCCCGGCGGAGGAGGAGTAA